Genomic DNA from Acanthopagrus latus isolate v.2019 chromosome 2, fAcaLat1.1, whole genome shotgun sequence:
ATGCCTTTAGTATTTATGAGAAGCTGATTTAACAGGGAGGAAGACTCAGAAAAGggctctgtctctttaagaaaaGGGAGGCTGTCCTCACAGCTCCGGCATGAGACAGGAAGTAGGAAGTAGTCTTTCCTTCTGCATGAGGAGCAGCTGACACTGAACAGGACAGATAAAAGTTTCCACCTGTTGATTTCAGAGGCAGGGAGCTTCAGCATTCCAGTGAAAGGCAAGACCAAACTCccttatttcattattcatcacatttttcagctgtaaaCCTAATTTTCCGACTTTATCTTCACCCTTTTCAAATCAGCTTTCCTCTCTACTTTATTTCATGGATAAACTCCACCCTGCTGACACCTGAGGGTTAAAGTCCATCGAGGGTTTGAAGCCCATCCCTGTTATGTACATTGAGACTCATAACTCCGCTCTTACAGTCTGTTCTTTCTGTGGTATAGCAGATACAATTAtttgaagaagaggaagctgaagAGGATGTGATGGCGACTGGAGAGCTGAACCCCAAACACTACCCCGCTCAGAGGGCAGCCAAAGTGGTCCAACACTACCTCAACACCCGCTACGGCTCCCCGTACAGGGTGTTCGGACTGCAGAGGGTCCACAGCGGGAATGCAGAGGTCTGTTTACGGTTTCATTTTAGTGCacagtgagaggaaaataaCTCTAAACACCATCAACTAAGgttacttcttctttttctccaagGATGTGGCAGACTCCAGGAGAAAGTATCAGCTGGAGATCTCAGTGCAGGAGATGATCGGCAATGTAAGAAAGGATTATTTATTACACGTGTGGGTTAGCTAAAGCCAAAAACCCATCAGACTAGAGTAGCATTACACATGTAGatttcacaaatgtgtttatgttaaatTTCTGAAGTTGTTTGGTTTTAGAGTGATAATCAGCAGGAGAACATGTAGGTGAGTCACCAACCCTTGCCTGTAAGTTAAAAAGCACCCTGGAAACAGATGAACAACTACATTTTCATGGCATTTTGTTCCTGAAACAGAGACCTAAAAACATTTGATCTGATTTATTTGAGCACTCACATTTGGGGTCATCTTTGGAGGCAGTTATACCATTTAAAAAGTTCTTCCTGATCTTAACTGgtatgttttatctttaaaattGCAAGAGTTACTGGCACTGCATTCACATCGTGCTTATGGAGAGatattttacacaaaatgtgTTGCTTATGTTGTGCAGCTGTATAATCTCTGGCTTCAGAGTGAGCAGGTTTGACAAGATTTAACTAAACAGCAGATGTAAAGGAGGCAGTGTGGTGCAACCTTGACTCATTTGTCTGGACTACGCCTTTGCTCTGTAAACTCCCCTTCACCTCTTTCTCATCAaacctgactttttttttttttttttttttaataaatcaatcCAGACTACTGAGAACTGCTCTGCAGAGGTCTTGTTTGCGAGGGGTGAACAGCAGCGCTCGGCCCAGGTCCAGGCCTCGTGTGAGGCGCTCCTTAAGATCGACACTAAAGCTCAAGAAGAGGCGTTTTACCAGCAGTGCAAGATGAACCAAAGCCTGCAGTCGGCACAGTATCTACCTGGTATGTAggataaaacaaactgtgagcACTGTCGCTCCTATGAACACTTAAAGATCAAGTATTGCATAACATCGGCAGTTTGAAATTGCAGCATTTTGGGGTTTCAACAGTGTCTGAATTTGTGGTTTTTGAGTGAACTCAGTGTTCTTAACACAGTGAGTTTATAAGACAAGATCTAAGTGTCATGAACTTTCACTGTGCATGCGTTAACTTCCTTCATAACACTCGTTCTGACCAACAGATAGCTACGGTCACATTGAGCCCGACATGAAGCCTCTCTGGCACCTCGGTATTGTGGCCTCCAGCTTCATCATGCTTAACGAATCGACTGAAAACACTCTGTACAACATGGCCCAGGTGGCCAACGTCACGCAGCTGGTAGGTCGTCCCTTCTGTTGTTGGGTCTGCTCAGTCGTTTTTAATTTGTGAATTAAATTGGAAAGACAATTTAATCATTTTACTGCCTTTTAAAGgacacaaataatgttcagtGTGTAGAGTAATGGTCTAGAACATCCATAACCAGTTGCTGCAATCAAGAGCTTCAGCACATTAGAGTTAGCGTCTATTTAAGATATTCTTTGAGGCATACTGGGCGGGTTTTGTATGAAAGGCAGACTGATTATTCACCCATTATGTGGTGTTTTCTGCAGAAAAGAAGGATGAAACCTGTGACTTGCTTACTGAACTCAGTTTCTATCATTTGgctttatttttgctgcagcCGACTGAGAATGACCAGCTGAAGTTTGACTATCACATACTGCTGCATGAGATGGTGTCCCAGGTAAATACAGAGCGCTGCAACTCACAATTATTTTCACCATTACCCTaaacaaatattaaatctaTCCATTCATCTGTCAAAGCACTGATAACTTAACTTGCTCAGACTAATATGCGGCTAAAGAAAAAGTCTTGGTCAATCCTATTTCAAGCCAATTTACACAATA
This window encodes:
- the lxn gene encoding latexin isoform X2, with amino-acid sequence MSLRIIVALAVLTGVTGSPGVTIRPVADSADSAHPNSVPETVEETEIFGQIQLFEEEEAEEDVMATGELNPKHYPAQRAAKVVQHYLNTRYGSPYRVFGLQRVHSGNAEDVADSRRKYQLEISVQEMIGNTTENCSAEVLFARGEQQRSAQVQASCEALLKIDTKAQEEAFYQQCKMNQSLQSAQYLPDSYGHIEPDMKPLWHLGIVASSFIMLNESTENTLYNMAQVANVTQLPTENDQLKFDYHILLHEMVSQEIIHWKLLFTWSPAEGVKVLQMEQLPHCHDCEKPPNTN
- the lxn gene encoding latexin isoform X1; its protein translation is MSLRIIVALAVLTGVTGSPGVTIRPVADSADSAHPNSVPETVEETEIFGQQIQLFEEEEAEEDVMATGELNPKHYPAQRAAKVVQHYLNTRYGSPYRVFGLQRVHSGNAEDVADSRRKYQLEISVQEMIGNTTENCSAEVLFARGEQQRSAQVQASCEALLKIDTKAQEEAFYQQCKMNQSLQSAQYLPDSYGHIEPDMKPLWHLGIVASSFIMLNESTENTLYNMAQVANVTQLPTENDQLKFDYHILLHEMVSQEIIHWKLLFTWSPAEGVKVLQMEQLPHCHDCEKPPNTN
- the lxn gene encoding latexin isoform X3 produces the protein MATGELNPKHYPAQRAAKVVQHYLNTRYGSPYRVFGLQRVHSGNAEDVADSRRKYQLEISVQEMIGNTTENCSAEVLFARGEQQRSAQVQASCEALLKIDTKAQEEAFYQQCKMNQSLQSAQYLPDSYGHIEPDMKPLWHLGIVASSFIMLNESTENTLYNMAQVANVTQLPTENDQLKFDYHILLHEMVSQEIIHWKLLFTWSPAEGVKVLQMEQLPHCHDCEKPPNTN